In Chaetodon trifascialis isolate fChaTrf1 chromosome 8, fChaTrf1.hap1, whole genome shotgun sequence, the DNA window TCCTGATCTCGAGAATTAGCTCCGAGTTCCACTGACCGTGTCTCCTCAGGGACCCGCTTTTTCGTCTAACTCCACCAGGCGTGTGGCGCCTTAAACTCAATCAGACAGTCAGGACCCATAAAATATTGAGATCTTAAAAGCAAATATGTTTCTTAAAATGCACTAAGTTGAGTTATATTTAATCAGTGACACACATTTTCCAGAAAAGAAGTGAGAAGGGTGTTGTTCAAGGGACCAGAAGTTCATCCAAGTCAGTAATGAAACATGTTAAAGGCATAAAGGGAGTAATGTGGGTGGATTTTGAGAGGTAACCTTTGCTCCCCCTgctgttggggttttttttaacaaagctggaacatttttcacacaGAGCTGATGGACACGAGGGCAGCGAGACCCTTCAGTTTCTCCTTCAACACCAGCGACTACCGCATCCTCCTGATGGATCAGGATCAGGGCCGGCTGTACCTGGGCAGCCGGGAGTACCTGGTGGCTCTGGACATGCACAATGTCAACAAGGAGCCCCTCATAGTGCGTACAAACTCCCCCGGcttgctttatttattattgtttagCTTTACATGCAATGATCCTGAATGATTTTTGGATGTCTCACAAAAATACAGATCCACTGGCCAGCGTCTGCTAAGAGAAAGGGAGAATGTCAGATGACTGGAAAGGGAAGACAGGTGAGATCATTTATTTACATCCTGCTCTTAGAAAAATGGCAGGCTTCTGCTTTCAAGACGGGACAATGACGATGACGGTGTTTGAATTCCTTTTGTCTTACTCCTCTTTGTGCAGGGCGAATGCGCCAACTTCGTGCGGTTGATAGAGCCGTGGAACCGCACCCACCTCTACACCTGTGGAACGGGGGCGTACCAGCCTATCTGCACATTCATCAACAGAGGCTGGAGGGCAGAGGTGAACACAGAGACGTTTACAGTTCCCCAAGTGGGATTTGCTGCAAAACTGCCCCAGCAGCGGGCCTGGAAAGCGTTGTCCTGCTAAATATTTCAGGACTACAAACTGGGACAGTGATTTGTTTATGATTTTCCCCATGCTCCCCTGTGACGTCCCTGTGTTCTCCCCCCGCAGGACTACCTGTTTAGGCTGGTCCCCGGGTATGTGGATTCGGGGAAGGGAAAATGTTCCTATGATCCCAAACAGGAGAACATTGCAGTTCTGATCAGTAAGATATGCTTCATGTATAGGCTGTTTTTAATTTATCAAATTCCTTACGTTTCTGGagtctcaccccccccccccccacttgcTTATTATCTCCTCTCTGCAGATGGTAACCTATATGCAGGGGTCCATATTGACTTCATGAGTACAGATGCTGCTCTGTTTAGGACCATGGGAGGAAGAACCGCAATCAGAACAGAGCAGTATGACTCCAGGTGGCTCAACGGTGAGTAAGTGTGGGTGTGAGGAGGTAAATGTTTCTGATTACAGGTTACGGTTCCTCTCTTTTTATTTGACAACCACTTGCCTCAATCCTCTCTCTGCTTATCTGTTTTTATCCTCTAGAGCCGGTGTTTGTTCAGATCCAGCAGATCCCTGACAGCGCAGAAAGGAACGACGACAAACTTTACTTCTTTTTCCGTGAGAAGAGTCTGGACTCGAGCGGCGGGGCGAGCCCCAGCGTTTTAGCCAGGGTGGGAAGAGTGTGCCTGGTGAGCCGAACCACAACATATATGCAGCGAAAATACATGCAGCTTACCTTGTATCATGAAGCACGTTGCAAGTATTGAGCCATGACCTAATTTCCTTCCTGTCTAGAATGATGAAGGAGGGCAGAAGTCCCTGGTGAACCGCTGGACGACGTTCCTGAAGGCCCGCCTTATCTGCTCAGTGATAGGAGAAGATGGAGTGGAGACGCGATTTGATGAACTACGTGAGGCCACAATAAAAGAAGCACTATTTTAAAACTGATTGCATTTTAATTGCAGGTGTGATATTGATTTTGTTTCGCTCCTCTTCCAGGGGATGTGTTCATTCAGCCCACACAGGATGAGCGAAACCCTATGGTGTACGCTCTCTTCACTACAGCAGGGTGAGTTGTTTTTGCAGGCTTGGTTGATGAATTCACGCCTTGCCCAACCTCAtctaacatgttttttttttcttcacacattTTTGTGGACAATTCATGCTTTAATTTAAGGGCTTGGTTGCAAACTGCCTCCTGCTTCTACCTCTTACCTTAATTGTCTGTTTCTGCTCAAGCTCTGTATTCAAGGGCTCAGCAGTCTGCGTGTACTCAATGGCTGATATTCGCAATGTCTTCAATGGACCATTTGCGCACAAACATGGCCATAATTACCAATGGACAGAGTACAATGGCAAGATTCCCTACCCACGGCCTGGAACGGTACGTTTCCGTTATATTATCATCGAAATCTGCATCAACAGAACGTTAACAAATgattaaaagaaacacaaaaacgcCTCCTCTGTCTTCCCATCCAGTGTCCAGGAGGAACCTTCACTCCAGGGATCCGTTCCTCCAAGAACTTTTCAGACGAGGCTGTGAATTTCATCAGAGCCCATCCCCTCATGTTCCATCCCGTTTATCCTATCCATCGCCGCCCCCTGGTGGTGAG includes these proteins:
- the LOC139334878 gene encoding semaphorin-3F-like; its protein translation is MTVTMTASGAQLLLLALCVYRGSGLQQSAPRVRLSFKELMDTRAARPFSFSFNTSDYRILLMDQDQGRLYLGSREYLVALDMHNVNKEPLIIHWPASAKRKGECQMTGKGRQGECANFVRLIEPWNRTHLYTCGTGAYQPICTFINRGWRAEDYLFRLVPGYVDSGKGKCSYDPKQENIAVLINGNLYAGVHIDFMSTDAALFRTMGGRTAIRTEQYDSRWLNEPVFVQIQQIPDSAERNDDKLYFFFREKSLDSSGGASPSVLARVGRVCLNDEGGQKSLVNRWTTFLKARLICSVIGEDGVETRFDELRDVFIQPTQDERNPMVYALFTTAGSVFKGSAVCVYSMADIRNVFNGPFAHKHGHNYQWTEYNGKIPYPRPGTCPGGTFTPGIRSSKNFSDEAVNFIRAHPLMFHPVYPIHRRPLVVRTGVDYRFTAMVVDQVDAVDGRYEVLFLGTDRGTVQKVIVLPKDPTSMEELTLEEVEVFRTRAPIKTMKISSKRQQLYVSSDAGLTQVSLHRCGVYGRACSDCCLARDPYCAWDGESCSAFTPSTKRRSRRQDVKHGDPLRQCRGFNAKVEKRLRETVQFGVEGSSTFLECQPRSPQATVKWLFQREGKRKLLNRVGGILKTNHGILLKSLNQSDAGLYHCLATENNFKHTVARVALRILDRDIVLALTAQDEDEEPKTRQAGPYAQPSLVSTPFPPEIRLINQYCQSYWEQLSPKQQQQRKRTSRRHTESQDQGLG